In a single window of the Magnolia sinica isolate HGM2019 chromosome 7, MsV1, whole genome shotgun sequence genome:
- the LOC131250825 gene encoding uncharacterized protein LOC131250825, which yields MEDADNLEKGSDVDMRSDSQIVQEDGDDSNSWRKVSCNHRDLTPWPAAQAKHFESPYLICKRFPDRVDANKLARIFGRVGAVMDVVLSRNRGDGSYRGFALVHLSSEEELSRAVQMLHGEGFRGQKLLVQRAMYGLELNRQSKGGRSHNCRKDKPSQPLSSSLGRKEKSTTSSSAGASFKEALLKHLLGNHQEASAGAEVAAGRGTIADKEPVLNDPWIVINAEKLATYGNFLRRSVVAITKSGATIEAVKTWLDECCRYPPELYDIKPIRFNELWIDVKPDVNPDMLIVVSAIHKNGMVAKMMKWDEFSCFGMEEIWVLIWLIPLELWYADFFNMVASRVGNLVEIDLKTLRGEEMGVVRARVRRKKGDPLPPHIQVRADGRDLFLSKEKIRSSSPHTGATFGEPDITCR from the coding sequence ATGGAGGACGCGGATAACCTAGAGAAGGGCTCGGATGTCGACATGCGGTCTGATTCCCAGATCGTCCAGGAGGATGGGGATGATAGCAATTCTTGGAGAAAGGTCTCTTGTAACCATAGAGACTTAACACCCTGGCCCGCAGCGCAGGCCAAACACTTCGAATCTCCCTACCTTATATGTAAAAGGTTTCCCGACAGGGTGGATGCCAATAAACTTGCAAGGATTTTCGGTAGAGTAGGAGCTGTAATGGATGTGGTGCTCTCCAGAAACAGAGGGGATGGATCATATAGAGGTTTCGCCTTAGTGCATTTGAGCTCGGAAGAGGAACTGAGTAGGGCTGTGCAGATGCTCCACGGGGAAGGCTTCAGAGGGCAGAAATTGTTGGTCCAACGGGCCATGTATGGACTTGAGCTTAACAGACAAAGCAAAGGCGGGAGATCTCACAATTGCAGGAAAGATAAACCCTCCCAGCCTTTGTCTTCATCCCTAGGTCGGAAGGAAAAATCTACCACGTCCTCCTCAGCCGGTGCATCCTTTAAGGAGGCCCtcctaaagcatcttctagggaaTCATCAGGAGGCCTCAGCTGGTGCGGAGGTTGCAGCCGGAAGGGGAACCATTGCAGATAAGGAGCCTGTATTGAATGACCCCTGGATAGTTATCAACGCTGAGAAGCTGGCCACATACGGTAACTTTCTCAGGAGGTCGGTGGTGGCAATAACGAAATCCGGCGCTACCATTGAAGCTGTTAAGACGTGGCTGGATGAATGCTGCCGGTATCCACCAGAGTTATATGATATCAAACCCATTAGGTTTAATGAGCTGTGGATTGACGTTAAACCTGATGTTAACCCGGACATGCTGATCGTAGTGAGTGCTATTCATAAAAATGGTATGGTAGCTAAGATGATGAAGTGGGATGAATTCTCATGCTTCGGGATGGAGGAGATTTGGGTGTTGATTTGGTTGATTCCTCTTGAGCTCTGGTACGCAGACTTCTTTAACATGGTTGCATCTCGAGTCGGTAATCTGGTTGAAATCGATTTGAAAACTCTAAGAGGAGAAGAAATGGGGGTCGTTCGGGCCAGAGTTAGAAGGAAGAAGGGGGATCCTCTCCCACCTCACATTCAAGTTAGGGCTGACGGTAGAGATCTCTTCCTGTCCAAAGAGAAGATCCGATCGTCCTCACCCCACACTGGGGCGACATTTGGTGAGCCAGACATCACGTGCCGGTGA